Part of the Paludisphaera borealis genome, CTGGGGTTTTCGCTCCCGCACCTGATGGCCGCGAGGGCGGCCGGGGCGGTTAAACCGGGGCACGACGACCGGTCGTGCATCATGATCTTCAACCTCGGCGCACCGAGCAACATGGACCTCTGGGACATGAAGCCGGACGCTCCGGCCGAGATCCGAGGGCCGTTCAAGCCGGTCCAGACCACGATTCCGGGCTACCAGTTCTCGGAGATCCTGCCCGGCCACGCCCGGCTCGCCGACAAGATCTCGCTGGTCCGGTCGGTGCACCACGGCGGGGCCGCGGTCCACGACGCCGGCTGGCAGATGATGCAGACCGGGCGGCTGTTCACCGGGGGCGTCAACACACCGCACGTCGGGGCCGTCGTGAGCTATCTCCAGGGCCGGAAGACCGACCTTCCCCCGTTCGCCGTCCTGCCCGAGCTGATGGGCCGAGGCGGCGGCAACATGCCCAACGGGCAGGCCGGCGGATTCCTCGGCAAGGCCCACGATCCGTTCGAGTTGCACGCCGACCCGTCGAAACCGGGTTTCCGTGTGCCCGACCTTCTGCCTCCCCAGGAGATCGGGACGGTCCGACTCGACCGTCGCCGGAAGATCCGCGACCTCGTGGACAACGCCGTCGACCTGTTCGAGTCGAGCGAAAGCGCGGCGATCCTGGACGACAACTTCCAGTCGGCGTTCCGCTTGATGACCAGCACCCAGGCGCGCGAAGCGTTCGATCTGTCGCAAGAGCCCCAACAGGTCCGCGATCGGTACGGCATGACCCGGTTCGGCCAGAGCTGCCTGCTCGCCCGCCGGCTGATCGAGAACGGCGTCCGGTTCGTGACGATCAACACGTTCCTGACCGTGTTCGACGAGATCACCTGGGACATCCACGGCTCTAAGCCGTTCACGTCGATCGAAGGCATGCGCGACATTGTTTGCCCACTGTACGACCAGGGGTACAGCGCGTTGATCGAGGATCTTGACCAGCGCGGGCTGCTCGACGCGACGTTGGTCTGCAACCTGGCCGAGTTCGGCCGAACGCCCCGCGTGAACCCCGCCGGCGGACGCGACCACTGGCCCCAGTGCTTCACCGTGGGCTTCGCAGGCGGCGGGGTCAAGGGGGGGCGGATTGTGGGGGCGAGCGACCCGATCGGCGCGGTGCCCGCGGACCGGCCCGTCGAGCCGCCCGACGTCGCGGCGACGATCTTCCACAGCCTCGGTCTGAACCTCGAAACTCAGCTCCCCGGCCCGGCCGGTCGACCGTTCCCGATCGTGGACTTCGGCCATCGCGAGATCCGAGAGCTGTTCTGATCCCCCACCGTCGATGAGGTGACGCGCATGTGGAACGTCTGGATCTGGTCGTACTCGATCGCCGTTCTGATCGCCTTCCAAGGCGGCGCCCGGGCGGGAGCTGACGGCCTCGTCCTGCTCCCCTCCGAGGTCGCGCTCGGGACGTCGGAAAGCGCGCAGTCGATGCTCCTCCAGGAGACGGTCAACGGTGAAGTCGCTCGGCGCTTGACCGACGGAATCGAATGGTCGTCGAGCAACCCAAAGGTCGCCACCGTGACGGACGGCCTGGTGAAGCCGGCAGGCGACGGAGAGGCCGTCGTGTCGGCCAAGGCCGGCGATCGATCCGCCTCGGCCAAAATCGTCGTGTCCGGCATGGGCCGGCCGATCGAGCGGAGCTTTCGCAACCAGGTCGAGCCGATCTTCGCCAAGATGGGCTGCAACACCGGCGCGTGTCACGGGGCCCTCGCCGGCAAGGGGGGCTTCCGGCTCTCGCTCAACGGCTTCGACCCGGCGTCCGACTGCTTCAATATCGTCAAGCTCGATCGCGGGCGACGGGTCGAACTCTCCGATCCCGGCCGCAGCCTCGTTCTCGCGAAGCCGTCCGGGGCCATCCCTCACAAGGGGGGGCTCCGATTCTCGACCGACACGCGGGAATACCGGATCATCGCCGACTGGATCGCCTCCGGTGCCGTCCCCCCGGCCGACTCCGACCCCCGCGTCGAGGCGTTGGAGGTCTTGCCCGGCAGCTCGATCCACCGGGTTGGCGAGTCGCAACCGATCCTCGTCCGCGCCCGCTCCAGCGACGGCCGGTCTGAAGACGTCACCCGCTGGGTGAAATGGTCGTCGGCCGATGAGTCGGTCTGCCGGGTCGACGATCAGGGGATCGCATCCGTCGTCGGACCGGGCGAGGGGGCCGTGATCGCCTGGTATGCGAGCAAGATCGCCATCGCCCGCATCACGGTTCCCTATGGCGACGGAACGCCCGCCGTCAAGGAAGGCATCGTCGTCGATGTTCGTAAGCCGCGCAATTTCATCGACGAGCTGATCGACAAGCAGCTCGCCCGGCTGAATCTGCCCGCCGCGCCGGCCTGCGACGACGCCGAGTTCGTCCGCCGCGCCTGGATCGACACGGTCGGCCGGCCGCCGACCACCGACGAAGTCCGCGAGTTCCTGGCGAAGACCGCGCCGGACAAGCGAGACGCGCTGATCGACGAGTTGCTCGCCAGACCGGAGTTCGCCGATTACTGGACCTACAAGTGGTCCGACGTGCTGACGCTCACGAGCACGCGACTGCTCCCGCCGTCGGTCAAATCGTATTACACTTGGCTCCACAAGCATGTGGCGGCCAATACGCCCTGGGACAAGCTGGTCCGCGAGATCCTGGTCGCGACCGGCGAGAGCCTCGAGAACGGGGCCACTAACTTCTACGGCCTCAGCCAATCGCCCGAGGAGATGACCGAGAACGCCAGCCAGGCGTTTTTGGGCCTGTCCATCGGCTGCGCCAAATGCCACAACCACCCGCTCGAAAAATGGACCAACGACCAGTATTACGCGATGGCCAACCTGTTCGCGCGAGTGAAGGCCAAGGGCTGGGGCGGCGACGCCGGCGCGGGCGACGGCAAGCGGACGCTCTACGTCGCGCAGTCCGGCGACCTGATCCAGCCGAGGACCGGCAAGCCGCAGCCGCCGACGCCGCTCGACGGCCGGCCGCTGGCGATGGACGATCCCTCGGATCGCCGGGCGAGCCTGGCCGACTGGCTGACCGCTCCCGACAACCCCTACTTCGCCCGGGCGATCACCAATCGCGTCTGGGCCAATTTCTTCGGCGTCGGCCTGGTCGAGAAGGTGGATGACGTCCGGCTCTCGAACCCCGCGAGCAACGAGGCGTTGCTCAAAGCGGCGGCCGACGACCTGGTCAAGAACAAGTTCGACCTCAAGACCCTGATGAAGTCGATCCTCCGGTCAAACGCCTACCAGAGATCGAGCCGTCCTCTGCCAGGCAACAAAGGCGATCATCGCTTCTATTCACGGTACTACCCGCGCCGGATGATGGCCGAAGTCCTCCACGACGCCATCGTGCAGGTCACCCAGGTCCCGACGAAATTTGAGAACATCCTCGTTCCCGGCGGGTCCAAGCAGAAGACCGATTTCTATCCGCCGGGCACCCGGGCGATCCAGCTCTACGACGCCTCGGTCGACAATTACTTCCTGCAATCGTTCGGCCGAAACCCGCGCCGGATCGTCTGCGAATGCGACCGCTCGGCCGAGCCTTCGATCGTCCAGGTTCTCCACCTCACGAACGGCGACACCCTGAATGAGAAGCTGAGCGCGAAGGGCAACCGGGTCGAAAGGTTGCTCAGCCTGCGGAAGCAGGGGATGTCCGAGGCTGCGATCGTCGACGAGATCTACCTGGCTTGCCTGAGCCGCTATCCGACCGGCGCGGAGCGCAGCCGGTTAGTCGCGATGCTCCCCCCGCCCGGCGACCCGGACGAGCGGCCCGTCGTCGAAGACGTTCTCTGGGGCCTGCTGAGCAGCCGGGAATTCCTGTTCAACCACTAACGAGGTTTGCTGTTGCGACGCAGACAGATGTGGCCGACGTCACTTCTCTCCTTGCGGGAGAAGGCATGCTCGCGGCAGCCGATTCTGATAGCCCCATGCAAGTCCGGTTGAATCCCCTACTCAGACTCTCAGGACGCCTTCTCATGTTGCGATCCCTGGTCGTGGCCACTCTCCTGACGGCGACTCCGACCCGGGCGGCCGATGATTCGCCGGCCGTCGACTATGCGTCCCAGGTCGCGCCGATTCTTCAGAAGTATTGCGCGGGCTGCCACAACGACGAGGAGCGCGAGGGGGAGTTCTCTTTGGAGTCCTTCGCGTCGTTGCAGAAAGGAACCGAGCACGGCCCGGCGTTCAAGGCCGGCGACGCGGCGTCGAGCCGGATGATCCGCGTGCTGACCGGGGCCGCGAAGCCGATCATGCCGCCGAAAGGCGAGCCCAAGCCGGGCGACCCGGAGATTGCAACGCTCAAGGCCTGGATCAACGCGGGCGCGCCGGCGCCGAAAGGTGACCCGGCCGACCGCCCGGCCCTGGTCGTCCCCAAGATCGCTTCGCGAGCGAAGGCCCGGCCGGTCACGGCGGTCGCCTCCACGCGCGACGGCAAGTGGCTGGCGGTCGCGCGCTTCGGCAGGGTCGAACTGCACGCGGCCTCGGGCGACGGCCCCACTCCGGACGACAAACCCAAACGCGTGCTGAACGACTTCCCCGGCAAGGTCACCGCCGTCCATTTTTCGAGCGACGGCGCCCGCCTGGCGACCGCCTCGGGGGTCGTCGGCCTCGAAGGCGAGGCGGCTCTCTGGAATCCCGAGGACGGCTCGCTGATCAGCCGATTCCGGGGCCATCGCGATCTCCTCTTCGACGCCGAGCTTTCCCCCGACGGCAAGGTTCTGGCCACGGCCGGATACGACCGGACGATCCGACTCTGGGATGTGGATACCGGCAAGTCGCTACGGACCCTCGAAGGCCACAACGGGGCCGTCTACAAGGTGTCGTTCAGCCCCGACGGTCGGTTTCTGGCGACCTCGAGCGCGGACGACACCTGCAAGGTCTGGCGGATCGAGGACGGCCTGCGGCTGGACACGCTCCCGCAGCCGCTCAAGGAGGAATACGCCTGCGCCTTCAGCCCGGACGGCCGCGCGATCGTCGCCGGGGGGGCTGACAACACGATCCGCGTCTGGGATTTCGTGTCGACCGACCGGCCGAGGATCAATCCGATGGTCCTGGCTCGGTTCGCCCACGAGGGGCCGATCGTCCAGCTTGCGTTCACTCCGGACGGCTCGCGACTCGTCACCACCGCCGAGGACCGGACCATCAAGGTCTGGGACGCCGCCGATTACTCGGAACTTCAGCTCTGGGAGAATCAGCCGGACGTCGCAACAGCTCTCGCGGTCGCCGGCGACGGCAAGTCGTTCTGGGTCGGCCGGATGGACGGAACGTCGTCGCGTTATCCGCTGCCGGCCGCTCGTGAGCGAAAGAACGACGCTCGGGTTGTGAAAGACGCCTCGGCCGCGCCCGTTCGCGACGTAGTCGAGGCCAAGCGGGTCGCGGAGCACGAGCCCAACAACGCCGTCGAGCAGGCGAACGAGTTGGAGCTTCCCGCGATCGCCGCCGGGACCATCGGCGGGGGCAAGGACGGCTGGGCCGACATCGACCTCTATCGTTTCTTGGCGAAGGCCGGAGAGCCCCTGGTTCTGGAAGTCGAGGCGGCGCGAACCGGCTCGAAGCTCGACTCGTTCGTCGAGGTTCTCGACGCTAAAGGCAAGCGCATCGAGCGCGTCCGACTTCAGGCGGTCCGCGAATCGTACTTCACGTTCCGGGGCAAGGACGACGGCACGGTCAACGATTTCCGCCTCTTCAGCCAGGACGAGATGCATTTGAATGAGTATCTCTTCACCAACGGCGAAGTCGTGAAGCTCTGGCTCTATCCGAGGGGTCCGGATTCCGGATTCGGCGTTTATCCCGGCCAGGGGAATCGGTGGGGCTACTTCGACACCACCCCACTCGCCCACGCCCTCGGCGAGCCGTGCTACGTGGTCCAGGCGCATCCGCCCGGCACTGAACTGGTCCCCAACGGACTGCCGGTCTTTCCCTTGTACTATGAGAACGACGACGAGTCGCATCGCGAACTCGGCAAGGACTCGAAGCTCTATTTCAACGCCCCGGCCGACGGCTCGTACCTGGCGAGAATCCGGGACGTCCGGGGCCTGGATGGAGCCGACCTCCGGTACACGCTGACGATCCGTCCGAGTCGCCCCGACTTCCGGGTCGAGTTCACTCCGCTGAAGACCGCGATCGAAGCGGGCGGGGCCCAGGAATTCCGGGTCAAGGCGCAGCGGATCGACGGCTTCGAAGGTCCGATCCGCATCGATGTCGACGGCCTTCCGCCGGGCTTCTCCGTCACGACGCCGCTGGTGATCGAGGAGGGCCAGGTCGAGGCCTTGGGCGTTGTCTCCGCGAAGGTCGACGCCAAGGCGCCCTCACCCGACCAGGCCAAGGCGGGCAAGGTCACGGCGTCGGCCGTGATCGGCGGTCGCGAGTTGAGCCACCCGGTCGGCGCCCTCGGTGAAGTCAAACTGGCCGACAAGCCCCAGTTGACCCTCGCGATCCGGCCGGCCGAGGGGGGCGCGAAGCCGGTCCGCGACTCGGCCGACGGGCCGCTGGAGTTCGAGATCCATCCCGGCCAGACGATCGAGCTCAAGGTCGTGCTGGAGCGGAACGGACATGCCGGGCCGGTTTCCCTGGGCAACGAAGGGGCGGGCCGCAACCTGCCTCACGGGGTCTACGTCGACAACATCGGACTCAACGGCCTGCTGATCACCGAGAAGCAGAACGAGCGCACCTTCTTCGTCACGGCCGACCAATCCGTCCCCCATCAAACCCGCTCGTTCCACTTGACCACCGCCGCGGCGGGAGGTCAGGCCAGCCACCCCGTAGTCCTCCACGTGCGCTGACCGCCCCCCTGCTCCGCCTCCTTTCCAGAGCATAGGAAAATACGCATGTCCGTTCGAATCGCCGAGCTTCACGACGTTCACGATGCGGCGAGCGTGATCCACGAGCATCTCTCGCCCGCGCCGCTTGTTCGTTCGTATGCTCTCGAACGGGAACTCGGCTTGCCGGCCGGTCGCAGGGTCTGGATCAAGGACTACGGCTGGACGCCGGTGGGCTCGTTCAAGGTGCTGGGCGCTCTGAACTGGGTCGCTCGAAACCTGGCTCGCATCGGCGACAGACCGATCGCGGCCCATTCCTCCGGGAACTTCGCATCGGGGATCGCCTTCGCCGGAATGACGTACGGCAAGCGCGTGATCGTCGTCATGCCCGAGTCCGCGCCCCAGGTGAAGTTCGCCCTGACCCGTTCCTTCGGCGCGGACGTCCGCACGTACGACATCGCCCGCGATCACGAGACCGGCGAGCGCGATCGATTGACGCGCGAGATCGCTGAACAGGAGAACGCCATCCAGGCCTCCCCCTACGACGACGCCGACGTGATCGCCGGCAACGGCGTGGGAGGATTGGAGATCGTCGAGGAGTTGAAGCGACAGGGCCGGGGCGTCTCTCACTTCTTCTGCCAGGTCAGCGGCGGCGGCCTGATGGCCGGACACGCCCTGGCGATCGCGTCGGGCTTTCCCCAGGCCGAGATCATCGGCGTCGAACCCGAGGGCGCGGACGACTTCCGACGCTCGCTGGTCTCCGGCGCCCGCACGCGACTCGAACACCCCACCAGCATCTGCGACGGCCTGCTCTCCTACGACGTCGGCGAGCACAACTTGCCCATCCTGCTGCAGTACGTGAGAACCGCCGTCGCGATCCCGGACCACTCCACGCGGCAAGCCATGAAATGGCTCGACACCGCCCACGGATTGCGGACGGAACCCTCGGGAGCCATCACCACCGCAGCCCTCCTCGCCCACCGCGCCAGCCTCGACGGCGAGGGCGACGTCGTCGTCGTCCTCAGCGGTCGCAACGTCGACGGCCTGCGGTTCCGTGAGTGGACCGCCGACCTTTAGGGGCTGTCCACGAACAAAGTCCAATCGTCGAGTCGAAGAAACTCACTACGGCGGGCTCGGAGAATTCAAGAGAGGGACTGACGCAACGGATTGACCTTGCCGAGTCCTTCTCGATTCCTCTCCTCAACCGCGCCTTATTCTCCGTGGTGAACCTGAATTCCTTCGACCCCTCGTTTCGACTCCACACTTTATGTTGAAAGTTCTCCGTAGACGCCCCCGCCCTGGCGTTCCCCTTGAGATGCGAGACGGTCCGTCGCCGCCGAAGGATCACGCGCGGGGGAACCATTCGGGAAGTATTGCATTTAAACGCTTTTTTAAAACCTCCGCCGTGGTATGATACATGAAAGGCGCCATGCCCGAGGTCCATGTTCGTCGTTCGCGGGTTTACATGTAAGCGATTGATGTAAATGGAACGGCCTCCAAAGCTCGGATCGACCGTGGCTCGCAGATCATCGACCGCGACGGAGCTGGAGCGATGCCGACGATCCTCGCATGCACTTGCGGCAGTTCGGTGTCGGTCCAATCGCCTTCCAGAGCTGGGAAAGTGCGATACTCGACCTGCGGGAAGATTCTGATTTTTCCGAATCCGCACGCATCCGATCTCAATCGCCGTAGGTCTGCGTCTCCCACGGTTCCTCCCCCGTTGCCGGTTCCTGGTCGAATGCCTCCTCCCGTGGCAGGCACACACTTCGCTCGACGCTTCTCTCGAATTCCCTTGCTTGAGCTTCTGGTCAGGGTTGCGGGGGGGAGCAAGGGATCGTCGACGGCGAGCCGGGCGACGATCATCGGGCTTGGGTCGCTGGAGGTTGCATTTCCTCCGCCGCGAGGCGGGAGAATCGCCCAACTGGATCCCAACTCGGGGCCGCCCGAGCCGGACCGGGCGACGGCACGCGCCGCCGAGGCGCCTGCATTGAGCACCCGCGAGATCGTTGCTCGATCCGAGGCTTCCGTGGCCTTGATTCGAGGTCGGGACGGCATGGGGACCGGCTTCCTCGCTCGACGAAGAATTCTGATCACGAATGCACACGTCATTCGGGGCGAATTGATAGGATCGCTCGAAATCCACTTCCCGGGAGCCGACGATGGGCTCAAGGGGCTGCTCGCCGCCCGCTTGCTCGACCTCGACGAGGACTCCCCACGCGACCTCGCCATCCTTGAGGTCGCGACCGACCTGCCGCCTCTGCCGCTGGCGGAAGCCTATGCCTTTCGCAAAGGTGAAGACATAACGGTCATCGGCAATCCAGGGCTGGGTGCAACGGTCACGTTCGAGAACGCGCTGACCCATGGCGTCCTGAGCACGCAGACGAAACTGGGTGACCAGCGCTTCTACCAGCTCGGGGCCGCGATCAATCCAGGAAAACTCGGGAGGGCCGGCGATCGATTCGCACGACTCGGTGATCGGGATCGTCACGGCGACCGCCCGAAAGGAACAAGCGATCAGGTTCTGCGTTCCGATCGACGTCGCCATCAACATGCTGACGTAAATGGATCGGATCGACCAGGACGCGCGGACCGGGATCGAGAGAAAGCACAACGTCGAGCCTTGCTCGTCGCCTCCACGCCGTGGGCTCCGGCTATATCGCGGTGCTGGATATTTATGCATCGGGCATCGAGGCCACGGCCGCCCGGGGAGATTCCGCGCAGTCGGCGCTGAACGAGGCCGTGGAGATGATCGCCCGCGCTTCCGCCCGTCCCGACTTTTCCGTGCCGCGCGAAGTCGAGGACGAACTCGAAAAACCTGGATCTCGCGCGGCCGCGTCGCCGCTTGCTGGAGGAACTCCGGGCCGTCGCCCTTGAACTCAAGGAACTCGTGCAGTCGCCTCAAGGGACGGCCGTCCCCCTCCGAAGGTCGATCGCGGACCTCAAGAAACGTTTTGTCCTGTGCGCCCGCCTGCTCGAAGATGACCTGGCCGTCGAATTCTCCGAGTAAATCCGACCGATTCGTCGATCCTGTTCACGTCGCACGAAGTTCGAAAGGGAGTGCCATGGCGGCCGATTGGTTTTATCAGCATGAGAACTCGGTCGTCGGTCCGTTGTCGGCCAAAGAGCTGAAGTGGCTCGCGACTCAGGGCTCGCTCAGAGTCGGCACGCTCATTCGTCGGGGCGCATCGGGAGATTGGTTCGCCGCCGAAAGACTCGCCGCGGTGCTCGAAGTCAACCCGGTATACGAGGTCGTCGAGCCCGAGCCGACTCACGCGAACGAGTGGCACTTCACGAGGGATGGACGCAAGCTTGGACCGGTTTCGTTCTTGGTCCTTGCGGGTCTGTCGAAAACAGGCAGGCTCAAAGTAACTGACCCGGTTTGGACGGCCGAGCTGGCCGAATGGACACCGGCTGGCTGCGTGAAGGGCCTGTTTGAAACGCCCACACCCGCAAGTGATCCTCCCGTGGCGGTTGGGGACGCCCCGATCCCTGAGGATCTCCCGGCGAGCCGAGTCCCATCGCGGCTGCTGCTTTTGACTGGGGTCGCCGCGATTGTACTGGTTGCTGTAACGGCGGAGCTTGCATTGAGGGGGCGATCAACGCAACGGGAGACGAAGCTGCGCAAGCGCCCCGTCGTTGAGCACAGAATCGTGACAAAGGCGGACGTCCGCGTCGATCCGCCCCCTATCCTCGCGATCAAGGAGGCTCCTTCAATCGCCGCTCGAATCGTCGGACCGGCAGCGCCGATGCGAGTACCCGCGATCCGCGACGCGCCCGGCCGGATCGCTCAGCCGGCTCCCGCGACGGCCCGGCGAGCGGCCGTCGCGGTCCTCCATGATCCCAACGTCACGGCCAAACCGCTTCCGCTCGGCGATCGTCCACGAATCGACCTCGCCGAGCGCGCTCACAGGCAGGCCGACGCCAGCCAGCATGCTACGGCTGCGTCGATCGACGCCGTTCTCGACCGTCCCGAGGAGTTTCTCGGCAGTCGCTTCATTCTGGAAGGTGTGTTCAAGGTCGGGACGCGAATCCTCAATCCCAAGGACAAGAACGGCTTCAAACTGGGTTCGACGATCACGATCGCCCGCGACGACGACCGGACCATCTCCACCCTGGAAGGAAAGGTTTTCGGCCACGATCTCCACATCATCCTTGAGGAGCAAGTGGCGAGGAACCTCCAGCAGCTCTTCGGGCGACTCAAGATGGCGGCGACTACGAAGCCGACGTACAAGACGATCCTCGGCGTTCGGATCGAAAACAGCCCCAAGGAGGTCGATGGCGAGCCCGCGCTGATCGTCATCGAGTCGCTCGAAATCCTGGGAAGTTGCGACTACTACCTCGTGGCGTCCCGAAGTTATGCCAATGCGTTCAAGGTCGCGCTCGTCGACGTCACGGGCGGGCGGATCGACCATGGAGACGGTGAGAAATGGGTGTCGCGGTTGGGGGGCGAAGAGAAGTTCGTCGGGCCCCTTCGTCGGAAGCTGCGCGATCTCCGGCGACGAGCCATCAACGATGCTCACGGCGCGGTCGTTGATGCGGTATTGCGAAGCGAGCTCGACCGCTGGTCGCGCATCTCCGCCGCAATCAATACGATCAACACGATTCAAGCCCGCAGGCTCACGGAAAACCACTGATTGAAAGCTCTTCGTCCGACTTGGCGAGGAAGCCGGTTTTCAGGCGATCAGAATCTCGGGCGAGGAGGCCCAACTAGAATTCCCAGGAAGACGAGCAAGAGCCAGCTCAGGCCGACGAGTCCCAGAACGAGCCCGGCGATCGCCATGCCCTTACCTTCCAGTGTTCCTCGCGACCGTGAAATTTGACTGAGCGCCACGCTTCCGAAGATCGTCGAGAGAAGGCTTCCCAGTCCGCACAGCCAGAGGATGCCCAGAACAAGGCTGGCGATCGCCAGTCCACTCGTTCTCGGCGTCGTGAATGGAGTTGGATAGTCGCCCGCCGCCTGGGAGAACGGCGCGGGAGAACCCGAATTCGAGCCACCCGGAAAGACCAGCCCGCCGACCTGGTTGGCGGACGCCCATTCCGGCATTCCGTTTTTCCAGACGAGCGTCCGCGGGGTGATCTCGCCCTGATTGGCCATCCGCTGAAGTTCGTGGAACGGCACCGGCCCTTCCTGACGTTCGCCACGCGCGAAGTACCAACCGGGAGCGTCGGCGGCCGACGCGAGCCCCGGCTCCGTCTCAACCAGCTCGATCGGCGCGTTGTGATGAGCCGTCGCGGCAGGTTGACCGTGAGACGCGGAGAAACGATCGGTGATCGCCGCGGCGCCTCCCCAGTTCTGACGGTCCGTGGAAACCTCGTGAAACCGAGTGAATTGGCCCCGTTTGCTCATCACTTCGAACTGCGTCAGCGTGAACGGCCCGAAGACGCGTCCCCGGGATCGGATGAACCAGCTTTGTTCCGCCATGGCCTCTTTGAGATTCCTTGTACTTCCGCGCCGGGGTTACGGACGGTTCATACCTTTGGAACGGCGTTCACGGTCACGAAGACGGGCCGCCCCTCGGCGCGGACGTCTAGCGATTCGGGTGCCACACTGACCTTGCCGCTGTTGATCTTTCCCAGCTTTTTCCAGGCCGTGCGAGGACTCCCCTCCGGAACGGCCACCCAGAGTTCTCCCTCGTTGGGCAGGACCGATCCCGATCGAAGCCCCCACGTCGAATCCTCCTGGGCGAGCCAGCCAACCGACCGATACGTGAGCGTGATGATTTGCTCGATGCGATGTTCCTGAACGCGCGCCTCGCGCAACATCTCGAGACTATCCGGCATCGATTCGACGACCCGTTCCGCGGTGAGGCGCAAGCGTCCCGCGTCCACGCTCTCGGGATCCATCCAAGGGACGTTCAGATCCACGTCCGATTGCTCCATTACGGCTTTCAACGGCGCCAGGGCCGCCTGGAGGGGCACGCTTCCTTGCATGGCGTATTCGGTCACCTTCTTCAAGAGCGTGAGCTTGAGAATGGGATCCATCTCGGCGTCCTTGCGGATCTCGGTCAGCAAGTCGAACATCACTTTGTCCCAGTCGGGGATCATCGCCGCCCGGCTGAAGATCGCTTTGTACCTGACGCCGATCTTGGTCTGCGGCGACACGGATGAATAGATGATGTTCGCCTTGACGATGGGCTTCGCCCGCTCGCGTCCGTCGAATCCGCTGATGTAGCGGAGGAGGTTGGAATCCTCGCTGGGCTGCTTGGTCAAGAAATAGCTTTTAGGCCGGGACGGCGGATTCTTGACCTTAACGACCCAGACGGAGTCGATCAGGATGTCGGAGAAGAGCTGCTTCAGCCGGTTCCTGGGATTGTCGACGCGGAGGTCGCGACGCGCCATCGCTTCGAGGTGAGCCTGGTATTCCGTGAGTCGGAGGGCCGACGGATCGTTCGGATTCTCCGCCAAGAACGTCTTGCAGGCCGCGGCGCGGGCGCTCAACTGCTCGCTGGTCGCGGTTGATTCCGGGACTTGCCAGCTCGCGAGCAGGCGATTCTCCTTCGTGATCGTCTGCCAGATCGCCCGTTCCGGCTCGACCTTGGCCATCGCGCGCGATCGCGGCGAATCGGGATAGTTCTTGATATATTTCTGGATCAGCTCGGTGTAAGCGTCGAGGTCTCGGGGCTCGTCGTCGGCCGAATAGGCGACGGCGCTCGTCATCTGTTCTTCGAGCCTGCGTCGTTGTTTACGGCCCTCTTGCTCAGCGCGCATCGCGTCCAGCTTCAGGCTGAGAACGCGGAATGCTTTCTGTTGCTCGTCGCCGACGTGGTCGATCTCCGTCCCCAAGCCCCGCAGTTCCGCTTGCGTCTGCACCAGCTCTTTGAGAGACGCGGAGGCTTCCTGACCGTCGGATTTGGCTTTCTCCAGCTTGAGCCGGATCACCTCGATGTTCGCACTCAGAGCAGACAGTCGCGGCGCCAGTTCAC contains:
- a CDS encoding DUF1501 domain-containing protein, with the translated sequence MLTFTGRGQVATCGGVTRRDFLQVGALGALGFSLPHLMAARAAGAVKPGHDDRSCIMIFNLGAPSNMDLWDMKPDAPAEIRGPFKPVQTTIPGYQFSEILPGHARLADKISLVRSVHHGGAAVHDAGWQMMQTGRLFTGGVNTPHVGAVVSYLQGRKTDLPPFAVLPELMGRGGGNMPNGQAGGFLGKAHDPFELHADPSKPGFRVPDLLPPQEIGTVRLDRRRKIRDLVDNAVDLFESSESAAILDDNFQSAFRLMTSTQAREAFDLSQEPQQVRDRYGMTRFGQSCLLARRLIENGVRFVTINTFLTVFDEITWDIHGSKPFTSIEGMRDIVCPLYDQGYSALIEDLDQRGLLDATLVCNLAEFGRTPRVNPAGGRDHWPQCFTVGFAGGGVKGGRIVGASDPIGAVPADRPVEPPDVAATIFHSLGLNLETQLPGPAGRPFPIVDFGHREIRELF
- a CDS encoding DUF1549 domain-containing protein; amino-acid sequence: MWNVWIWSYSIAVLIAFQGGARAGADGLVLLPSEVALGTSESAQSMLLQETVNGEVARRLTDGIEWSSSNPKVATVTDGLVKPAGDGEAVVSAKAGDRSASAKIVVSGMGRPIERSFRNQVEPIFAKMGCNTGACHGALAGKGGFRLSLNGFDPASDCFNIVKLDRGRRVELSDPGRSLVLAKPSGAIPHKGGLRFSTDTREYRIIADWIASGAVPPADSDPRVEALEVLPGSSIHRVGESQPILVRARSSDGRSEDVTRWVKWSSADESVCRVDDQGIASVVGPGEGAVIAWYASKIAIARITVPYGDGTPAVKEGIVVDVRKPRNFIDELIDKQLARLNLPAAPACDDAEFVRRAWIDTVGRPPTTDEVREFLAKTAPDKRDALIDELLARPEFADYWTYKWSDVLTLTSTRLLPPSVKSYYTWLHKHVAANTPWDKLVREILVATGESLENGATNFYGLSQSPEEMTENASQAFLGLSIGCAKCHNHPLEKWTNDQYYAMANLFARVKAKGWGGDAGAGDGKRTLYVAQSGDLIQPRTGKPQPPTPLDGRPLAMDDPSDRRASLADWLTAPDNPYFARAITNRVWANFFGVGLVEKVDDVRLSNPASNEALLKAAADDLVKNKFDLKTLMKSILRSNAYQRSSRPLPGNKGDHRFYSRYYPRRMMAEVLHDAIVQVTQVPTKFENILVPGGSKQKTDFYPPGTRAIQLYDASVDNYFLQSFGRNPRRIVCECDRSAEPSIVQVLHLTNGDTLNEKLSAKGNRVERLLSLRKQGMSEAAIVDEIYLACLSRYPTGAERSRLVAMLPPPGDPDERPVVEDVLWGLLSSREFLFNH
- a CDS encoding c-type cytochrome domain-containing protein, whose amino-acid sequence is MLRSLVVATLLTATPTRAADDSPAVDYASQVAPILQKYCAGCHNDEEREGEFSLESFASLQKGTEHGPAFKAGDAASSRMIRVLTGAAKPIMPPKGEPKPGDPEIATLKAWINAGAPAPKGDPADRPALVVPKIASRAKARPVTAVASTRDGKWLAVARFGRVELHAASGDGPTPDDKPKRVLNDFPGKVTAVHFSSDGARLATASGVVGLEGEAALWNPEDGSLISRFRGHRDLLFDAELSPDGKVLATAGYDRTIRLWDVDTGKSLRTLEGHNGAVYKVSFSPDGRFLATSSADDTCKVWRIEDGLRLDTLPQPLKEEYACAFSPDGRAIVAGGADNTIRVWDFVSTDRPRINPMVLARFAHEGPIVQLAFTPDGSRLVTTAEDRTIKVWDAADYSELQLWENQPDVATALAVAGDGKSFWVGRMDGTSSRYPLPAARERKNDARVVKDASAAPVRDVVEAKRVAEHEPNNAVEQANELELPAIAAGTIGGGKDGWADIDLYRFLAKAGEPLVLEVEAARTGSKLDSFVEVLDAKGKRIERVRLQAVRESYFTFRGKDDGTVNDFRLFSQDEMHLNEYLFTNGEVVKLWLYPRGPDSGFGVYPGQGNRWGYFDTTPLAHALGEPCYVVQAHPPGTELVPNGLPVFPLYYENDDESHRELGKDSKLYFNAPADGSYLARIRDVRGLDGADLRYTLTIRPSRPDFRVEFTPLKTAIEAGGAQEFRVKAQRIDGFEGPIRIDVDGLPPGFSVTTPLVIEEGQVEALGVVSAKVDAKAPSPDQAKAGKVTASAVIGGRELSHPVGALGEVKLADKPQLTLAIRPAEGGAKPVRDSADGPLEFEIHPGQTIELKVVLERNGHAGPVSLGNEGAGRNLPHGVYVDNIGLNGLLITEKQNERTFFVTADQSVPHQTRSFHLTTAAAGGQASHPVVLHVR